Proteins encoded by one window of Salicibibacter halophilus:
- the frr gene encoding ribosome recycling factor, with protein sequence MKNRMEKTVESFNRDLATLRTGRANPAILDKVAVNYYGMETPLNQLAGISVPEGRLLVVSPFDKSSIGDIEKAIQKADLGLTPNNDGQVIRITIPALTEERRKELGKIVRKYAEDARVSVRNIRRDINDQVKKQEKSGDIAEDESRRSQDEIQKITDEHIKAIDQAAEEKEKDIMEV encoded by the coding sequence ATGAAAAACCGTATGGAAAAAACAGTGGAATCGTTCAATCGCGACCTTGCAACATTACGTACCGGCCGTGCGAATCCGGCGATTTTGGACAAGGTAGCTGTCAACTATTACGGAATGGAAACACCACTCAATCAGTTGGCCGGCATTTCGGTGCCCGAAGGCCGATTGCTTGTTGTCTCCCCTTTTGACAAGTCGTCCATCGGTGATATCGAAAAAGCGATCCAAAAAGCGGATCTTGGCCTTACTCCCAATAATGACGGCCAAGTCATTCGCATTACGATTCCGGCGCTCACGGAAGAACGACGAAAGGAATTGGGGAAGATTGTGCGTAAATATGCCGAGGATGCACGTGTTTCGGTCCGTAATATCCGCCGCGATATCAACGATCAAGTGAAAAAACAAGAAAAAAGCGGAGATATCGCCGAAGACGAATCTCGGCGCTCGCAAGATGAAATTCAAAAAATCACGGATGAACACATTAAAGCAATCGATCAAGCGGCAGAAGAGAAAGAAAAAGACATTATGGAAGTGTAA
- a CDS encoding isoprenyl transferase yields the protein MLGRFFNHQKETQAVDVKTDVPVHVAVIMDGNGRWALKRGLPRNIGHREGMKTIHSITESANDIGVQVLTLFAFSSENWLRPKTEIDFILRLPERFLSSELPKLQANNVQVRVMGAVEDLPSHTKKAVETVMHETADNDGIILNLALNYGGRSDIVQALKLLGSDIEQGRCQIEDITEDMISDKLYTSDFPDPDLLIRTSGEIRLSNFMLWQMAYSEFWFTDVLWPDFSTEDFAEAISVFQQRKRRYGGV from the coding sequence ATGTTGGGAAGGTTTTTTAATCATCAGAAAGAGACACAGGCCGTTGATGTGAAGACGGATGTCCCGGTCCATGTGGCCGTCATTATGGATGGTAATGGACGTTGGGCTCTAAAACGTGGGCTGCCGAGAAATATTGGCCACCGTGAAGGCATGAAAACCATCCACAGTATTACAGAATCCGCGAATGATATCGGTGTTCAAGTACTCACGTTGTTTGCGTTCTCGTCGGAAAACTGGTTGCGTCCCAAGACAGAAATCGACTTTATTCTTCGTCTCCCGGAACGTTTTTTATCCAGTGAATTGCCGAAGTTGCAAGCCAACAATGTACAAGTTCGCGTCATGGGTGCTGTTGAAGATCTGCCTTCCCATACAAAAAAAGCTGTGGAAACCGTGATGCACGAGACAGCGGACAACGATGGCATTATTTTAAATTTAGCGCTTAATTACGGAGGAAGATCGGACATTGTTCAAGCGTTAAAGCTTCTTGGCAGCGACATTGAACAAGGGCGTTGCCAAATTGAAGACATTACGGAAGACATGATTTCCGACAAGCTCTATACTTCCGATTTTCCCGATCCTGATTTGCTGATTCGAACGAGCGGGGAAATTCGTTTAAGCAATTTTATGCTTTGGCAGATGGCGTATAGCGAATTCTGGTTCACCGATGTATTGTGGCCGGATTTTAGTACAGAAGATTTTGCCGAGGCCATCTCGGTTTTCCAACAACGTAAACGTCGATATGGCGGGGTATAA
- the pyrH gene encoding UMP kinase: MHNYERVVLKLSGEALAGEQGYGIDPNVIQSIAAQLKEVAKLGTEIAIVVGAGNIWRGMAGSSQGMDRATADYMGMLATVMNALALQDSLEEIEVESRVQTSIEMRQVAEPYIRRKAIRHLEKKRVVIFAAGTGNPYFTTDTTAALRAAEIEADVILMAKNNVDGVYDADPAENENAVKYRELSYFDVLKDGLGVMDSTASSLCMDNNIPVLVFSISKEGNIKRAVQGEDIGTVVRGNGS, translated from the coding sequence ATGCACAACTATGAACGTGTGGTTTTGAAATTAAGCGGAGAAGCACTTGCCGGAGAGCAAGGATACGGCATTGATCCCAACGTCATCCAATCCATTGCTGCCCAGCTAAAAGAAGTCGCTAAGTTGGGTACAGAGATCGCCATCGTTGTTGGCGCCGGTAATATTTGGCGGGGCATGGCAGGCAGTTCGCAAGGCATGGATCGTGCCACCGCTGATTATATGGGCATGCTCGCAACTGTCATGAATGCGCTCGCGTTACAGGACAGCCTTGAAGAAATTGAAGTGGAAAGCAGGGTGCAAACAAGCATAGAGATGCGGCAAGTCGCTGAACCATACATACGTCGCAAAGCAATCAGGCACTTGGAAAAAAAGCGCGTCGTAATATTTGCAGCCGGTACCGGCAACCCTTATTTCACCACGGATACAACAGCTGCATTACGGGCAGCGGAAATCGAAGCCGATGTCATCCTGATGGCAAAAAACAATGTGGACGGCGTTTATGATGCTGATCCCGCGGAAAATGAAAATGCGGTTAAATACCGAGAGTTATCCTACTTTGACGTCTTGAAGGACGGTTTGGGCGTGATGGATTCGACCGCTTCTTCGTTATGCATGGATAACAATATCCCGGTTCTCGTTTTCTCGATCTCAAAAGAAGGAAATATTAAACGGGCGGTTCAAGGAGAAGATATCGGAACCGTCGTAAGGGGGAATGGATCTTGA
- the dxr gene encoding 1-deoxy-D-xylulose-5-phosphate reductoisomerase, giving the protein MKKVAVLGSTGSIGTQTLDVIRQHPEQFRVSLLACGQNIELVKKQIAEFQPAVVAIAKESDLGKLEAHLPTETRAIAGESALLDALAETEAEFVMHAMVGSQGLKPTMAAIKAGKTIGIANKETLVTAGHLVTAASNRYGAQLIAVDSEHSAILQSMQGSNRGDVERLIITASGGSFRDWSAEEIQHAAPEDALKHPNWSMGQKVTIDSATMMNKGLEVIEAHWLFDMPYENIDVVIHRESIVHSLVEYQDKSVIAQLGTPDMKGPIQYALSFPDRLELEGPERLNLWEVGTLNFEKIDPVKHRCLLMAYQAGEAGGSAPTVLNAANEVAVQRFLEGKLSFPGIATVIENALAAHTVAAAPSIEEVLEIDEETRKRVRNGSER; this is encoded by the coding sequence ATGAAAAAAGTGGCTGTACTTGGTTCTACAGGATCGATTGGGACGCAAACCCTTGATGTCATCCGACAGCATCCGGAGCAATTTCGGGTGAGTTTGCTCGCCTGTGGCCAAAACATTGAGCTTGTAAAAAAACAAATAGCCGAATTCCAACCCGCGGTGGTGGCCATTGCGAAGGAAAGCGATCTCGGAAAATTGGAAGCCCACCTCCCGACGGAGACACGGGCGATCGCCGGGGAATCAGCATTGTTGGATGCACTTGCAGAAACGGAAGCCGAATTCGTTATGCACGCTATGGTGGGAAGCCAAGGCCTTAAACCGACGATGGCTGCGATAAAAGCAGGGAAAACGATTGGGATCGCCAATAAGGAGACTCTTGTAACCGCCGGGCATCTCGTTACAGCTGCCAGCAATCGTTACGGAGCACAATTAATTGCCGTCGATAGCGAGCATTCCGCGATTTTGCAAAGTATGCAAGGGAGCAATCGCGGCGATGTCGAACGGCTTATCATCACGGCATCGGGAGGGAGTTTTCGCGATTGGAGCGCTGAGGAAATCCAACACGCTGCCCCGGAAGATGCGTTGAAGCACCCAAATTGGTCGATGGGACAGAAGGTTACCATCGATTCGGCCACCATGATGAATAAAGGACTCGAAGTCATTGAAGCCCATTGGTTGTTCGATATGCCTTATGAAAACATTGATGTCGTCATTCATCGGGAAAGCATTGTTCATTCCCTGGTTGAATATCAAGATAAGAGTGTGATAGCCCAGCTGGGCACTCCGGATATGAAAGGGCCGATCCAGTACGCGCTCAGCTTTCCGGACAGGCTTGAATTAGAAGGCCCGGAAAGGTTAAACTTATGGGAAGTCGGAACGCTAAATTTTGAAAAAATCGATCCGGTTAAGCACAGATGTTTATTAATGGCTTATCAAGCCGGTGAGGCGGGCGGTTCGGCCCCGACGGTGTTGAACGCGGCAAATGAAGTCGCCGTCCAACGTTTCTTGGAAGGGAAGCTTTCGTTTCCCGGTATTGCAACTGTCATTGAAAATGCTCTAGCTGCCCATACCGTGGCCGCGGCACCTTCCATTGAAGAAGTGTTGGAGATTGATGAAGAAACACGTAAGCGGGTAAGGAATGGAAGTGAGAGGTGA
- a CDS encoding DUF6115 domain-containing protein, which yields MTTFVITSLLLHVISLAAILYLYQLLNKNAAPGEKIERLLKRYTNEMKEDNEQLLQRLQPLQTKTPKNPFRSELAQASEKLGEQEKGYAPPEPAEGNEARITPAAQVLRLARTGKNKQEIAKALSLGHGEVELLLKNQERR from the coding sequence GTGACAACATTTGTAATCACAAGTTTGCTTCTTCACGTCATCTCCCTTGCTGCAATCCTCTATCTTTATCAACTGCTTAACAAAAATGCTGCTCCGGGAGAAAAAATCGAACGATTGTTAAAAAGATACACAAATGAAATGAAAGAAGACAATGAGCAGTTGCTTCAACGGCTGCAGCCTTTGCAAACAAAAACACCGAAAAATCCATTCCGGTCCGAACTTGCACAAGCATCCGAAAAACTTGGCGAGCAGGAAAAAGGTTATGCCCCACCGGAACCGGCCGAGGGGAACGAAGCGCGAATAACGCCGGCCGCACAAGTCTTAAGATTGGCGCGAACAGGCAAAAACAAACAGGAGATTGCCAAGGCGCTTTCCCTTGGTCACGGAGAAGTTGAATTGTTGTTAAAGAATCAGGAACGAAGGTAA
- the rseP gene encoding RIP metalloprotease RseP, whose protein sequence is MQTLIAIIVIFGLIIAIHEWGHLYVAKKVGILCREFAIGFGPKLFSKKKNETVYTLRLLPLGGFVRMAGEDPETVQIKPGYEVGLTFHSDDTVKEIIVNNKAKHADAKIVSVERADLEHDLFIDGYSDDEEGLIRYDVHPQADMIVDEEREQIAPWDRQFGSKKPWKKAAAIFAGPVMNFVLAFILFLIYGLIQGIPQPIVSNVMDDSAAEEAGLAEGDRIVAIEGESIDGWTDMTQMIQQSPDEEITMLVDRDGATESFTMMVDSVYEDVVDAEIGQIGVEPTWSHSVFESLQYSVSQIQEVVVLIFDVLQLIFTGDFSLDYLAGPVGIYDYTGEVMQLGILILVSWTAMLSVNIGLINLLPLPALDGGRLVFIGLEAIRRKPIDPDKEGVAHFIGFALLMLLVLMVTWNDLNRLFM, encoded by the coding sequence GTGCAAACGCTCATTGCCATCATTGTGATTTTCGGCCTCATCATTGCCATTCACGAGTGGGGCCATCTCTACGTGGCTAAAAAAGTAGGTATTCTTTGCAGGGAATTCGCCATCGGTTTCGGACCGAAATTGTTTTCCAAGAAAAAGAATGAAACGGTTTATACGCTGCGGTTGCTCCCGCTCGGCGGTTTCGTTCGCATGGCCGGTGAAGACCCGGAGACCGTGCAGATCAAACCGGGCTATGAAGTGGGTTTAACGTTTCATTCGGATGATACCGTTAAAGAGATCATTGTGAACAACAAGGCAAAACATGCCGATGCCAAAATTGTTTCGGTTGAACGGGCCGACCTTGAACATGACCTTTTTATAGACGGCTACAGCGACGATGAAGAAGGCTTGATTCGTTACGATGTCCATCCTCAAGCGGATATGATTGTGGATGAAGAACGGGAGCAGATTGCCCCTTGGGACCGGCAATTCGGATCAAAAAAACCGTGGAAAAAGGCAGCTGCCATTTTCGCGGGTCCGGTGATGAATTTCGTCCTCGCTTTTATTTTATTTTTGATCTATGGGCTTATCCAAGGGATTCCACAACCGATCGTCTCCAACGTAATGGACGATAGTGCCGCTGAAGAAGCCGGATTGGCCGAAGGGGACAGGATCGTTGCCATTGAAGGTGAATCCATTGATGGCTGGACCGATATGACACAGATGATTCAGCAATCGCCGGATGAAGAAATCACGATGCTTGTGGATCGGGACGGCGCGACGGAATCATTCACGATGATGGTGGACAGCGTTTACGAGGACGTTGTGGATGCTGAAATCGGCCAAATTGGGGTCGAGCCGACGTGGAGCCATTCCGTGTTTGAATCGCTTCAATATAGTGTCTCGCAAATTCAAGAAGTGGTCGTATTAATTTTCGATGTCCTTCAGCTCATTTTTACCGGTGATTTTTCCCTGGATTATTTAGCGGGACCGGTGGGCATTTATGACTACACCGGTGAAGTGATGCAACTGGGCATCCTCATTTTGGTCAGCTGGACAGCGATGCTGAGCGTGAACATTGGGCTCATCAACCTATTGCCGCTTCCCGCCCTTGATGGAGGACGGTTAGTTTTTATCGGTTTGGAAGCGATCCGCCGAAAGCCCATCGATCCC
- the rpsB gene encoding 30S ribosomal protein S2 — MAVISMKQLLEAGVHFGHQTRRWNPKMSRYIFTERNGIYIIDLQKTVKKVDESYKYVRNLAADGGKILFVGTKKQAQESVQEEANRCGMYFVNQRWLGGTLTNFQTIRKRIARLKDLEKMQEDGTFDVLPKKEVTVLQKEMERLEKFLGGIKEMKALPDAVFIIDPRKERIAVAEARKLNIPIISIVDTNCDPDEVDYVIPGNDDAIRAVRLLTSKMADAVVEASQGEEEKVADEEQIEPEPEPATTNAEE, encoded by the coding sequence ATGGCTGTTATTTCTATGAAACAGTTACTGGAAGCAGGTGTGCATTTCGGGCACCAAACAAGACGCTGGAATCCGAAAATGAGCCGTTACATTTTCACGGAACGTAATGGCATCTACATCATCGATTTGCAAAAAACGGTGAAGAAAGTAGACGAATCCTATAAATACGTGCGCAACTTGGCTGCGGACGGCGGCAAAATCTTGTTTGTCGGCACGAAAAAACAGGCGCAGGAATCCGTACAGGAAGAGGCTAACCGTTGCGGGATGTACTTCGTGAATCAACGGTGGTTAGGCGGTACACTCACAAACTTCCAGACGATCCGCAAGCGGATCGCGCGCCTGAAAGATCTTGAAAAAATGCAGGAAGACGGTACATTTGACGTTCTTCCGAAAAAAGAAGTAACGGTGTTGCAAAAAGAAATGGAACGCCTTGAAAAATTTCTGGGCGGCATTAAAGAAATGAAAGCTCTGCCTGATGCCGTTTTCATCATTGACCCCCGCAAAGAACGGATTGCCGTTGCGGAAGCACGTAAACTTAACATCCCGATCATCTCCATTGTCGACACCAATTGTGATCCGGATGAAGTGGACTACGTCATCCCCGGCAACGACGATGCCATTCGCGCGGTGCGTTTGCTTACTTCGAAAATGGCGGACGCTGTTGTGGAAGCAAGCCAGGGAGAAGAAGAGAAAGTGGCGGATGAAGAACAAATAGAGCCGGAACCTGAACCGGCAACAACAAACGCGGAAGAATAA
- a CDS encoding DUF342 domain-containing protein: MDLKPYLKIKISADAMNASCFLVKTLGGRAISKEDVLTFLHENGVVYGIDDESIQKLADDPRPATFPLMVASGKKPMRGRDAYMEATRGYPLFQEGMSASHSSVDLRQVTEIPMAAQNEIVARKVEATTGKSGVDVYGHKLPGVKGKDVPLRAGKNTALSDDGKSLQAIVNGQLSIVGRAVHVYPVYEVPGNLTMKTGNIIFNGNVVIHGSIPSGYRVIADGDIHVKGSVDASYLESGGSLFVTQGIAGQGKGEINARYDVHSGYINQGVVFAGRNIHVSNHILHSQCEAGNALICTSGKGNVVGGKIGAGRWIKVKEAGNTLNTRTSLFIGVQEKLIKARDEAKATLLHGKEEKAKLQKLQAKMAEKEKGNPPLSTKDRIMKLRIRHSLSELFDRMRDAGDTLQAINHTMDEHDDDGVFITNQAFVNTNVYIGKYKRSLTKNRSAVKIFLAEGEIRIEPQ, translated from the coding sequence ATGGACCTTAAACCGTACTTGAAAATTAAAATTTCAGCCGATGCAATGAATGCCAGTTGTTTTTTGGTTAAAACGCTGGGAGGCCGGGCGATATCCAAAGAAGATGTGTTAACATTCTTACATGAAAATGGGGTTGTATATGGCATTGACGACGAAAGTATCCAAAAACTTGCAGACGACCCAAGACCCGCGACGTTTCCATTGATGGTTGCCAGTGGAAAAAAACCAATGCGCGGGAGGGATGCCTATATGGAAGCGACCCGCGGTTACCCTCTATTTCAGGAAGGCATGTCTGCTTCCCATTCGTCGGTGGATTTACGGCAAGTAACGGAGATACCGATGGCTGCACAAAATGAAATTGTAGCCCGTAAAGTGGAAGCAACAACGGGGAAATCGGGCGTTGATGTATATGGGCACAAACTTCCGGGGGTGAAAGGGAAGGACGTTCCATTAAGAGCCGGAAAGAACACGGCGTTGTCTGACGATGGGAAAAGCCTGCAAGCGATTGTCAACGGTCAATTAAGCATTGTCGGCCGGGCCGTGCATGTCTATCCTGTCTATGAAGTCCCCGGCAATCTAACGATGAAAACAGGAAATATCATCTTTAATGGAAATGTTGTTATTCATGGTTCCATCCCTTCCGGCTATAGGGTGATTGCTGATGGAGATATCCATGTCAAAGGGTCCGTCGACGCTTCTTATTTGGAATCAGGAGGGTCTCTCTTTGTCACGCAAGGAATTGCCGGCCAAGGGAAAGGGGAAATTAACGCGCGCTATGATGTGCATAGCGGGTATATCAACCAGGGAGTGGTTTTTGCCGGCCGCAACATTCATGTATCCAATCACATTTTACACAGTCAATGCGAGGCTGGGAATGCCTTGATATGCACAAGCGGAAAAGGGAATGTGGTCGGCGGGAAAATTGGTGCCGGGCGGTGGATCAAGGTTAAAGAAGCAGGAAATACATTAAATACACGTACATCTCTGTTCATCGGGGTACAGGAAAAATTGATAAAGGCTCGTGATGAAGCAAAAGCCACTTTACTGCACGGAAAAGAAGAAAAGGCGAAGCTGCAAAAATTACAAGCAAAAATGGCGGAAAAAGAAAAGGGGAATCCTCCACTTTCAACGAAAGATCGAATCATGAAACTTCGAATCCGCCATTCGTTGAGCGAGCTTTTCGATCGAATGAGGGATGCCGGCGACACTTTGCAAGCCATTAATCATACGATGGATGAGCATGATGACGATGGGGTTTTTATCACCAATCAAGCTTTTGTGAATACGAACGTGTATATCGGTAAATATAAGCGTAGCTTGACGAAAAACAGAAGCGCGGTAAAAATTTTTTTGGCCGAAGGCGAGATTCGCATCGAGCCGCAATGA
- the tsf gene encoding translation elongation factor Ts produces the protein MAISASKVKELREKTGAGMMDCKKALTETDGNMEEAVAFLRERGIAKAAKKADRVAAEGLANVKVEGNKAVIVEINAETDFVAKNENFQKVVSTISDHLLAHQPNDVETALAQKAEGGETLEQYITEQIATIGEKISLRRFAIVEKTENQAFGAYLHMGGSIGVLALVDGTTDESVAKDVAMHVAAIKPTYVSRDEVPEEEVNKEREILKQQALNEGKPEKIVEKMVEGRLKKFFQQVTLLDQEFVKDSDQTVEQYVKSQDAAVSSFIRYEVGEGLEKKEENFADEVMSQMKD, from the coding sequence ATGGCCATCAGCGCAAGCAAGGTCAAAGAACTACGGGAAAAAACCGGCGCCGGAATGATGGATTGCAAGAAGGCGTTGACAGAAACAGATGGAAATATGGAAGAAGCGGTTGCTTTTCTGCGTGAAAGAGGCATAGCCAAAGCCGCCAAAAAAGCGGACCGTGTCGCGGCAGAGGGATTGGCGAATGTCAAAGTTGAAGGCAACAAAGCAGTGATTGTGGAAATCAACGCGGAAACCGATTTTGTGGCGAAAAACGAAAACTTTCAAAAGGTCGTTTCGACGATTTCCGATCATCTGCTAGCCCATCAGCCAAACGATGTTGAAACGGCGTTGGCACAAAAGGCCGAAGGCGGAGAGACGCTGGAGCAGTATATTACCGAGCAGATCGCCACAATCGGTGAGAAAATCTCGTTAAGACGTTTCGCGATTGTTGAAAAAACGGAGAACCAAGCATTTGGCGCTTACCTTCATATGGGAGGAAGCATCGGCGTGCTTGCTCTTGTTGACGGCACCACGGACGAATCGGTGGCAAAAGATGTAGCGATGCACGTGGCCGCGATTAAACCAACGTATGTTTCTCGCGATGAAGTTCCCGAAGAAGAAGTCAATAAAGAGCGGGAAATTCTCAAACAACAAGCGCTCAATGAAGGAAAACCGGAAAAGATTGTTGAAAAAATGGTGGAAGGCCGCTTGAAGAAATTCTTCCAGCAGGTGACACTTCTGGATCAAGAATTTGTGAAAGACAGCGATCAAACCGTCGAACAATATGTGAAAAGCCAAGATGCAGCCGTTTCCTCCTTTATTCGCTATGAAGTAGGAGAAGGATTGGAGAAAAAAGAGGAGAATTTTGCCGACGAAGTGATGTCGCAAATGAAAGATTAA